A stretch of DNA from Corvus cornix cornix isolate S_Up_H32 chromosome 13, ASM73873v5, whole genome shotgun sequence:
cagagaagtaaaaaaaaaaaaaaaaaaaaaaaaaaaaaaaaggagaagagaagacatTGATTACTCTAGATTTAAACAATAAAGgactgaggaagaaagaaaggttttgaggcaattttcttcttttttgtcccATTCTCTGCTACCCTCCCCCAGCTCAAAACCTCCAGCCAGAGCCTCAGGCACTCACGGGAATTTATCCGAAGATCTCTTCCTCTTTAGCATCGTGTCACTGCCAGCTGCACCACGGGCTGCGGAGCTGGTCGGCACCACCACgcagctctgcccttcccacGGAGCAAGTGGAGCGGCTGTCGAGGGGAAAGTCAGGTCTGACAGACCCTGCACAGTCCCAGCTCGCAGCTCGCCTAAGCCCAGCGCAGGGAGGAGGTTTCCAAAGAACTGACCCTCTCCCATTCCCAGGGAGgcttttttggtgtttctttctTGAACAAAGGGacattgctctttttttttaatttcttttttcaatttatttttctcaaagcTATGAAAGGAGTGCCTGGAAAGCTCAAGAAGAAAGCTCAGCCTCTTAACACTGGCTCCACAGAGCGCCGTTAACTGGGATTAAGAAAGTCCACTAATGCTTCCCAGCACCAGGATTTCAGCAGCACGGAGACTCCCGAGGCAGAGAACCGCGACGGCAAATCCAGCAGGATctcaaggcagcagctgcctctccatGCAGATGCCGTTTAACTCCGGATTTATGTGCATCCCACTTCTGAAAATCGGCTGGAAATCCATCGTGCCTCCCCGTCACGGACAGTGAGTGCTGCCAGCCCAAGCcgtggctgctctgtgcctggtgCCAGCACCGGGGCTGGAAGTGGCTCTTTCCAACCCCATGCAGGTGGAGCGGTGGCACGGGGCTCCCAGCGCatccccagagctcccagcacattcccagagctcccagcacGTCCCGGCTGACCAGCAGATGAACCAGCGCATTTCCCCAAACGAGGCGTGCTGGGGGAACAAGGGCCAGGACACGAGGTACCCGTATCATTTTTGATTAATATTTGTGGATAAATGCTGTTAATATGAACCaagaagatttaaaagaaagtcACTGAGCCATGCAAgtgaattaatttgttttagaCAACATGAGGCTGGTTTGCAGCCTTTTACAAGCaggaacattttttctttcctatgcCAAAGACTGACTGCATTTGCCCTCCTGCTTTACTTCTACTGTGGAGGAAATTTAAGCAAGAACATGTATAGTGAATTGCTCAATTCAACCAGTGCCACTGAAGCTCACCTAATCATTCAGACCAACACGCCCTACCTGAGCAGCACTCCGAGACCCGTGAGCTCCTCCGCTCTTTACACGTCGACAGCCAGGGTGttaaaagaaggggaaataaatAAGCCAGACCTGGTGACTTAcatcattctgtttttctttctgttcttgaCTGTGACATTCATTGTGTTCTTCATAAACTGCCagctgaaaaattctttttttgctaCTCTTCCTTACGACAGATCGCTCAGGGAAGCGAGGAACCCGTGGAGGACACAAGCTGTCTGACACTTCTCATTCCGGCAGGAGCAGGCACCAGAAACCCTGTGCAATAAGGAGTTAATGCCATGTGCCAGTGCATGGATTTGACCCCGTTTAGAGTAATGGGCAGCAGGAGATTGCTGAAAATTATGCTGTATGCCAATCTGAGTagctgtaaataaaaagctgttaTGAACTGAAGAGAATGGTTTAGCAAATTCATACAGTTTTTGCAAAAAATTGCCCCATGATTCCAGATTAAGCTCTGTGTGTATGCAAATGTCATCATCCACCCATTCAGTGTCCATATAAGGATAATTGTATTAACAACAATCTCTGATTTGGGCATCTGGTGGAGCTTGTTCCCCCGTGTTTATGAAACCAAGCATCAAATGTAAAAACCCTGTGTATTTACCTAACAGCTCCACACTGAGATGAGTTTACTTTCCAGACCCATTTCTCCCAACTGCTGCTGGAACTGCATGGTGATGCCTTGGGAGGCCTACCAGGCGGGAGGAGAAAATGACAAATGTTTATTTAGGCTTTAGATTGTCATTCTGTTAAGGGTGTTTTTGATGTTTGAATGTGTCATCGATCAAGTTTTAAGTTACTACTTATGTGAAACACTTATTACACAAGgaatttgttttcagctttcatAAGCtacaaaggaaattatttgccACAGCATGAAACCAAAATAATCAGGatggggagaaggggggaaaggaaatgaatatatttaatattatgtAAACTAATGAAAGGGGTGAGCAGAGTGTTCCAAGCTTAGTACACAAAGTAGGTAAGTTCTGAAAGCCATAAAACACAGCTTTATAGGAATAGTTGCTTTACTGCACAGTATCCCCACTCCTTGCTCTTCATCTAAATCTAGCCCAATTAGAAGCATGAATTATCAATATGGCAACAGCTTGATTCAACACTGGTCACTGGTACCCCCCaccat
This window harbors:
- the SMIM32 gene encoding small integral membrane protein 32 codes for the protein MYSELLNSTSATEAHLIIQTNTPYLSSTPRPVSSSALYTSTARVLKEGEINKPDLVTYIILFFFLFLTVTFIVFFINCQLKNSFFATLPYDRSLREARNPWRTQAV